The Treponema sp. Marseille-Q3903 genomic interval CATTGAAATGTAAGTAAGCCAAACAGTGTAATCAAAAAATCCAATCATTTTGAATTCAACCTCGCTTTATATCTTGTCATAATATATCCAAAAAGTACAGTAATAATGCTGATTGTTATACATGTGTAGAAAGAAATTCCACGACTCAATATTGCTAAATTATAAGCCGATTCTTCGTTCATCAAAAGCATGTAACCGCAGAGCATTAAATATTCAGAAATCCCGATTGCACCCGGAACTGGTATAAAATTAGAGCCAAGTACAACATAAGCCTGAATGGCAAAGATATTGAGACCTTTGGAAATGTCGCCGTGAAGTGCAAAATATGAAAAAACAGTTATCAATATCTGTGATATTCGTTGTAAAAAATTCAGGAAGAATACTTTAATAAGAATTTTCTTTTTTCCGGCGATCACTCGGATACATTGATTGTAATTTGCAACAAGCGATTCGAGTTTGTTTTGTAGGCGCTCCGCTTCTTTTTTAAGATGAATTTTATTTAAAATCTTTATCGCAAAATTCCCGAGCCGCATTATGATTGACTGATGTTTTAAAATCAACACAAATCCTGTAACAAGAAAAGCCAGCATCACAATTCCAAAAATGATGACTATTTCTCCCAAAAGCGGGAAATCTTTAAAATAAAAAGGGAAAAAAATTAAAGTTGAAATTCCGAGCACAATGATTGAAATAGTGTACATTGTTACGTTCAAAATAAGAGAAACTGTAACCGCCGGAGCAGAAAATCCGTCTTTCAGCATAAAAAAAGCGCTTGCAGGCTGTCCTCCAGAGGCTGATGGAGTGATAGAGGAAAAATAAATATCGGCGGCAGAATAAAGGAAACCTCTGCGGTGTTTTGCTTTTAATCCAAGTCCTTTTAAAATCTGAACAATCGATTCGCCTTCAAAAAAAATAAATAAAATTGTACATGCGATTGCTGCAAGCAACCAAATTAAAGATGCGTTTTTTATATTGTAAACAAAGTCTTGAAAAGAAAGTCCGCTGCTTTTAAAAATCGTAAAAATCGTCAAAGCAGATAAGATGAGAGCTACAAAAAACCAAAGTAATTTTTTATTTTTCATATATAAATCGGTTTTAATTCTATCTCATTTGCTAAAATTATTCTATAGAGCATATTTTAGAGAGTATTTTAAGAAACATTATAAGTTTATTATTCCAAGCACGTTTAAAATTGAACTGATTAAAATCACTAGGATAAAGATAGGAGCTATAAATCTGATACAAAATTTATAAAGAGCTTTTCCTGCGAACGAAGAAGATTTCATGATTTCTTTTTCAATTTCTTTTGTGCCGACTCTCTTTAATACCAATAAACATGTTGCCATAGCTGCAATCGGCATCATAATTGAGTTTGTAGTAAAATCAAAAAAGTCTAGAATATCCATCTTAAAAATTTTTACAAAACTTAGAGAACTGAATCCGAGAGAATTTACAGAACCGAGTACGACCATGATTAAGGACATCATGATTGTTGCTTTATGCCGAGACCAACCGAGTTCATCTTCAAAAGTTGAAATTGCTGTTTCAAGGAGAGCGATTGAGCTTGTCATTGCGGCAAAGAACACTAGAATAAAAAACATAATTCCAATAATGTTTCCGCCAGCCATTTCGGCAAAAATCTTTGGAATAGAGATGAACATCAGTGATGGACCGGCTTTCAATGCTGCAGGATCGTTTCCTGAAAAAGCAAAAACAGCAGGAATAATCATCAGCCCGGAGAGGACGGCGATTCCTGTGTCAAAGGCAGCAACCTGAAATGTAGATTTTTCAATATCAACATCAGAGTGCATGTAAGAACCATAAGTTATTAGAATTCCCATTGCAATTGAAAGAGAATAAAACATCTGTCCCATTGCGGCAACGACAGTCATCCATGAAAAATTGCTTAAATTTGGAACAAGAAAATATTTTATACCGTCGGCAGCTCCTTTTCTTGTCATCGAAAAAATTGCAATCACTACCGCAAGAATTACGAGGATAGGCATCATGACTTTGGAAACGGCTTCAACTCCGTGTCGAACACCTGTAAATACGATTGTCAGAGAGATTATCGCAAAAACCAAAAACCATATTTCTGTTGAAACAGGATTTGAAATAAACGATGTAAAAAATCCATCTAATGCTGCTTTTTCGCGGTTAAATGTGACATATTCAAAAAGATACTTGCAAACCCATCCGCCGATAACCGAATAATAAGGAACGATCAGCATTGGGATAATTGCGTTGATCCAACCTCCTGCTAAAGAAAGTTTTGAGTTCCTAAAATGTTTAAATGCACCGACCGGGCTCTTTCTTGCAATGCGACCAAGAGCCGTTTCACTGATGATCATTGTGTATCCAAAAGTCAAGGCGAGCAAAATGTATACAAGAAGGAATATACCGCCACCGTATTTTGCTGAAAGATAAGGAAAACGCCAGATGTTTCCTAAGCCAACTGCACTTCCTGCTGTTGCCAAAACATAACCTAGCCGACTGGAAAATTTGCTTCTCATGATGAAACCGATGCTATCATTTATAATAAAAAAGGTCTATAAATGTATAAAACTTATTCGTTCAAACCGATTTATTTTCTTTAATAAAATTAAAGTTTTCTTTTAAAATACTTCATTTTTTTTCTCATTATCTATAGCAAAAAAAAAGAGGAATATGATATAATAATACGGCTATGCTAGAAAAATTTTCTTCTAAAGGTCTTGCTTCTCCGCACAGGCGTGCTGTTCTAGTTTCGTTTTTTACCGAAATATTTGCTTTCTTTTACCATTTTTTAATATGTATTACATTTTTTAAAATAAAAGTTTACCCGATGTTTTTTTTCAATTTCTTTAGTGTCGGGTTATATTTTGTCCTTTTGCTTAGAATCGAAAAAGAAAAAACGTTTGTCAGACCTTATCTTATAGCTGTTGTAGAGGTTATAGCTCATCAAGTTCTTGCTACTTATTATCTTGGAACTGATGCTAAATTTTATTATTTCATCTTGTTGATGGGATTGCTCCCTTTCACAATTTTTGAAGAACACCATAAATTTGGATATGCTGTTACTCTGATAACAAGCGTCATTTTTGTTTATTATGAGAATATTTTTATTTATCCCAAATATATGGTTCCTTCAACTGTTATTAGTGCTATCAAGCTGGCGAATATTTCAATCACGATTTTTTCACTATTCTTTGTTATTTTAGTGTTTACTTCGATCGTGTTTATCTTTGAAAAAAAGCTTCGAAAGCAAAATATTAAACTTCAAAAAGAAATCAACATGGGCGCTTCAATTCAGAAAAACTTTTTTAAAAGCGATATTTCCCAGCTTGAAGAATTTGATATCTCTTATTTTAGTAAACCGATGCTTGGAGTTTCAGGGGACTTTTTGGATTTTTACAAAACAGGCAAAAATCTGGAGGGCTTTGGCATATTTGATGTTTCGGGACACGGAATTTCGTCAGGGCTTGTCACTATGCTTGTAAAAAATATAATCGTTCAGGAATTTTATGATTCACCCGACCTTGAACTCTGGGAAATAATGAATAAAATCAATGACCGTTTTATTGCAGAAAAAGGTGATATTGAAAACTACCTTACAGGCGTTTTGATGCGCATAGAAAAAAAACCGGCTGGATATGCAATTGAATTTGTAAATGCAGGGCATCCGTCTCCTATAATTTATAGAGCAAAGGATGATAGCTGTCATTTTCTTGAGAAAAAAAGGTCATCAATTGGTGCAATAGGGTTTTCGGGAGTTACGGCAATTTATAAATCTGAAAAATTCTTTTTAGAAGAAGGAGACGAACTTTTCCTTTATTCAGACGGCGTTACAGATCTTGTAAATGCAAGTAATGAAAAATTTGGAAATGAACGGCTTTTGTCAATAATAAAAGAAATACACTCATGTTCAACAGCGTTACAAAGTGAAGTAATTACTCAAAGAATGCAAGATTTTTCCGGTAAAATATCACAACCTGATGATATTTCCTTTATCATCATAAAAAGTCTATGACAATTGATTTTGCTTATTATAAAGTCCGGCAATAAGCATCAAGGTATTTTATGATTTCAATTTTGTTTTTTATTTTTGGTGGAGTTTTCATATTCTATGATTTTCTCATTTTAACGATGAATCCGGGAACTTTTTTAGATAACCTAACTGCATTTTCGCATATCTGGACTTTTGCAGGTTTATATTTAATTTTCGTAGGAGTGTGGCGAAAAAAAACAGGGCATTCATTTTGGAGCGCTTGGAAAAAATCTGTCAAAATAATTGTATGTGTTTTTGCGTCGCTAGGTGTTCTTGTCGCAATTATCAATTTATGTTTTATCTTAAATCCAAAAATTGCAGATATAGAAGAAGATTCCGATTACGTGATTTTGCTTGGCGGAGGAATAGATAAAAACGGAGCGCTTCCAAAAAGTGTAATCAACAGGGTTGAGAAAACGTCTGAATATATGAAAAAAAAACGCAAGGCAATTTGTGTCGTTACAGGTGGAACTCTAAAATGGCTGCCGTATTCGGAAGCCCCTGAATTAAAACGACAACTTGTTTTGCGTGGTGTAGATGCAAACAGAATTCTAGTTGAAGACAAAGCTCTTGATACAATTCAGAACTTTCAGTTTAGCTGTGAAATCATTGCAAAAAATCAAGGTGTAAACAAATCTGATATTTTAAAAAGCCAAGTTGTTGTAGTTACAAATAGATTCCATTTAAGACGCGCAGAACGCCTTGCCCACAGAATGGGTTTTGAGAATATAAAAGGAATTCCTGCCCAGACGCCGATAATTTTAATTCCAATGAGCTATGTTCGGGAAATCTGTGCGTATGTAAAGTTGAATATCAGAATATTATTGACCGGGAATCCAAAAATCATTACAGGCTGATTATTCGACTTTAAATAGAGTTCCCTTGGCGTTATCTGTTGAAAGGGTTTCGAGAATCTTTTCTTTTCCGCCGTTTGCCAAAAGCATTTCAATTCCGTACGCCGTAACTTTTTCGGCAGCCTGAAGTTTTGTTTCGATTCCACCTGTTCCGAACGAGTTTGTTTCGCCGATTTTTATATTTTTATAAAGCTCAGGAATTGAAGAAACCGATTCAATAAGTTTAGCCTTTGGATTTGTCTTTGGGTTATCTGAATAAACTCCATCTATATCGCTGAATAGAATAAGCATATCTGCCGACCACAGAATTGCAGTCAGTGCGCTTAAGTTATCGTTGTCGCCAATTTTTATTTCATCACAACTGACGCTGTCGTTTTCATTGATAATTGGAATGACCCCTTCGTCAACTAGTGTAAAAAGCGTGTTGCGGATATTTAGACTTCTGTGTTCGCTTTCAAAATCATCTTTTGTGAGGAGAAGTTGCCCGATGTGAAGATATTCTTTGCAAAACGCCTTTCGCCACTGATGCATCAATTCAACCTGCCCGATTGAACAAAGCGCCTGCCTGTAATGCACATCTTTTTTTCTTGCCCATTCTTTTGTTGTAGAAACTCCGGCAACTTGAGCTCCGGAAGAAACGAGGACAATCTGCTTCCCTTTTTTTATCATTCCTGCACACTGCGTGGCAAAATCTGCCATAAATTCGGTATTTTGGGTTCCATCAGGTTTTGCGAGCGTGTTGCTTCCAATTTTTATTACAATTTTACGTGCTTTATTGAATGCTGTGCTTATATCGTTCATCTTATTTGTCCATCTCCGTCAATTAAATATTTTGTTGTTGTAAGAGCCTTTATTCCCATTGGTCCGCGTGCGTGTAGTTTTTGCGTGCTGATTCCCAGTTCTGCTCCAAACCCGAATTCTCCGCCATCTGTAAAACGCGTGCTTGCATTTACGTAAACGCAACTTGCGTCTATTGATGACTGGAAAAGTCTTGCATGTGAGCGGCTTTCCGTTATTATGCTTTCGCTGTGTTTTGTGTTGTGACCGTTGATGTAGTCGATTGCACCTTCTATCGAAGAAACTGTTTTTATACAACATTCATTGCTTAGATATTCGTTTCCAAAATCTTCATCGCGCGCTTTTATCAAAATTTCGGGATTTGCCGAAGAAAATAAAATTTTGTAAGATTCTTCATCGGCGTGTATTTTTACCCTGCCATCAAATTTTTTTGTCATCATTGGCAAAAACTTTACAGCGATTTTCTTGTTTACAACAATGCATTCAACTGCGTTGCAAACACTTGGACGCTGAATTTTTGCATTTTCCGCAATTTTACATGCCATTTCCAAATCTGCAAATTCATCGACATAGAGATGGCAGACTCCGCTTCCCGTTTCTATCACCGGAATGCGAGCGTTGTTGACTACAGTTTCAATCAGTTTTTTACCTCCGCGAGGTAAAACTACGTCGATCTTTCCGACGGCAGTCAAAATTTTATCGACATCGCTGTGGTCGTGTTCTTTTACTTCAACGAGTTCAATCGCATCGGCAACTCCGTCTTCTGTTTTGGCAAGGGCATTTTTTATCACATTGACAAGTTCTTTGTTCGAGTTATAGGAAGATGATGACCCGCGCAACAAAATCGAATTTCCGCTTTTATATGCAAGGCTGAAAGCGTCGACCGTGACGTTCGGTCTGTTCTCGTAGATAATTGCTGCTACTCCTAGAGGAACTCGAACTTGGCGGATATTCAGCCCGTTTGGCGTTTTCCAACCGGAAATCTCTTCGCCGACAGGGTCTGTTTGGGCAATCACAAGCCTTAAGCTCTCGACTATTCCGTCAATTCTTTTGTCGTTGAGTAAAAGCCGGTCGATTATAGATTCAGACATTCCCGATTTTCGTGCGATTTCTATATCTTTTTTGTTGGCAGCTATAATTGAATCCTGATTTTTTTTAAGAGCATCAGCAACTGCACAAAGAGCCTTGTTTTTTTTACTTGCAGTTTGCAGAGAGAGAGTTTGACTTGCAATTCTGAGCGAAGCCGTAATTTTTTCAATATCCATAAAAATCTCCTTGTCAAAGGCAATTTTTTTGTAAATAAAAAAAGCCGAAACTTCTAAAAAGCTCCGGCTATAACTTTCAAATTAATAATTTGCTAAGAAATACATTCCTAACAACATTGCAGTCCGGCACTTTTCATCTGACCATTCGGTTTTGGGCGGAAGATTTGAGATGTACCACCAGAAAATCCCAAATTCAGGATCGATGCGGAGAGTGTATTCTGCAAAATCCGGATTATCAGGTTTTTGACCAAACATTAAAAACACAGCCTGATTGATAAGTTGAAGGAATAGATCGTAGTTGTCTCTCCAAGATTCGTTACTTAGGAAGATGTCCAATTGATATAGGAGTTGATCTTTCAAAGCAATATCTGATTTTTCAACCCAAGTTTTTTGGATTAAAAGTGTAAGATTGTTTTTGAAACTGGAAAGGAGTTTTGAAGCGTCTTCAGTTGTCATGTTAGAAAAATCTTGATTTGAACCAAAAGCCGAGGCGATTTTGTCAGCAGAGTCATCGTAGTCGTTCGATTTTGTTAAGAAATCCGAAAGAGCAGAGACCGTACATTTGTCCAAAAATTCTGAGAGTATTTCTGCTTGCTTAATCATATTTTAGATATTAAAGATAAATTAAAAAATGGTCAATAAAAGTTTGTCTGAGAGCAAACAAATTGCAAATTTATATTTTCAATATTATATTTGAGGAATGAACATAAAACGCAATCTTTTTCGGATTTTTTTAGTTGTATTGGGTGCCGTTTTAATGGCTTTGAATATAAATTCGTTTGTATATACAGCAGAACTTCTTCCCGGAGGATTTACCGGTGTCGCTATTTTAATTCAAGAAGTGTTTGATAAAATTCTTGGAATAAAGATTCCGTTCAGTCCGTTTTACTGGGCATTAAATATGATTCCGGCGGCATTTTGTTTTAAATATGTCGGTAAAAAGTTTACAATTTATTCGCTTGTATTTGTGTTGCTTTCGGGTCTTTTTGCAGATACTTTTCCTCATTTTACAATTACGGGAGATATACTTTTGTGCGCAGTTTTCGGAGGGCTTTTCAGTTCGTTTGCGATTATCTGCGCACTTTTTGCAGATGCAACCAGCGGCGGAACAGATTTTATATCGATAATCGTTTCAGAAAAAACCGGAAAAAGCTCATGGAATTACATATTTATTGGAAACTGTTGCGTTCTTGTTTTGGCTGGAATTCTCTTTGGTTGGGATAAAGCTCTTTATTCAATCATATATCAGTATACTTCGACGCAAGTTTTAAATCTTCTCTATAAACGATATCAGAAGACGACGCTGCTTGTTATTACAGAGAAGACAAACGAAATTGTAAAGCTCATCTCCGATACGACACATCACGATGCTACTCTTTTTAAAGGAAACGGTTGCTATCAAGGGGCGGAAAGAAAAATGCTATACACAGTTGTTTCTTCGGAAGAAGCTGAAAAGCTATGTTTGCTGATTAAACAGATAGATCCCGGAGCATTTATAAATCTTCTTCAGACAAA includes:
- a CDS encoding lysylphosphatidylglycerol synthase transmembrane domain-containing protein, which codes for MKNKKLLWFFVALILSALTIFTIFKSSGLSFQDFVYNIKNASLIWLLAAIACTILFIFFEGESIVQILKGLGLKAKHRRGFLYSAADIYFSSITPSASGGQPASAFFMLKDGFSAPAVTVSLILNVTMYTISIIVLGISTLIFFPFYFKDFPLLGEIVIIFGIVMLAFLVTGFVLILKHQSIIMRLGNFAIKILNKIHLKKEAERLQNKLESLVANYNQCIRVIAGKKKILIKVFFLNFLQRISQILITVFSYFALHGDISKGLNIFAIQAYVVLGSNFIPVPGAIGISEYLMLCGYMLLMNEESAYNLAILSRGISFYTCITISIITVLFGYIMTRYKARLNSK
- a CDS encoding sodium-dependent transporter, giving the protein MRSKFSSRLGYVLATAGSAVGLGNIWRFPYLSAKYGGGIFLLVYILLALTFGYTMIISETALGRIARKSPVGAFKHFRNSKLSLAGGWINAIIPMLIVPYYSVIGGWVCKYLFEYVTFNREKAALDGFFTSFISNPVSTEIWFLVFAIISLTIVFTGVRHGVEAVSKVMMPILVILAVVIAIFSMTRKGAADGIKYFLVPNLSNFSWMTVVAAMGQMFYSLSIAMGILITYGSYMHSDVDIEKSTFQVAAFDTGIAVLSGLMIIPAVFAFSGNDPAALKAGPSLMFISIPKIFAEMAGGNIIGIMFFILVFFAAMTSSIALLETAISTFEDELGWSRHKATIMMSLIMVVLGSVNSLGFSSLSFVKIFKMDILDFFDFTTNSIMMPIAAMATCLLVLKRVGTKEIEKEIMKSSSFAGKALYKFCIRFIAPIFILVILISSILNVLGIINL
- a CDS encoding PP2C family protein-serine/threonine phosphatase, with the translated sequence MLEKFSSKGLASPHRRAVLVSFFTEIFAFFYHFLICITFFKIKVYPMFFFNFFSVGLYFVLLLRIEKEKTFVRPYLIAVVEVIAHQVLATYYLGTDAKFYYFILLMGLLPFTIFEEHHKFGYAVTLITSVIFVYYENIFIYPKYMVPSTVISAIKLANISITIFSLFFVILVFTSIVFIFEKKLRKQNIKLQKEINMGASIQKNFFKSDISQLEEFDISYFSKPMLGVSGDFLDFYKTGKNLEGFGIFDVSGHGISSGLVTMLVKNIIVQEFYDSPDLELWEIMNKINDRFIAEKGDIENYLTGVLMRIEKKPAGYAIEFVNAGHPSPIIYRAKDDSCHFLEKKRSSIGAIGFSGVTAIYKSEKFFLEEGDELFLYSDGVTDLVNASNEKFGNERLLSIIKEIHSCSTALQSEVITQRMQDFSGKISQPDDISFIIIKSL
- a CDS encoding YdcF family protein, whose product is MISILFFIFGGVFIFYDFLILTMNPGTFLDNLTAFSHIWTFAGLYLIFVGVWRKKTGHSFWSAWKKSVKIIVCVFASLGVLVAIINLCFILNPKIADIEEDSDYVILLGGGIDKNGALPKSVINRVEKTSEYMKKKRKAICVVTGGTLKWLPYSEAPELKRQLVLRGVDANRILVEDKALDTIQNFQFSCEIIAKNQGVNKSDILKSQVVVVTNRFHLRRAERLAHRMGFENIKGIPAQTPIILIPMSYVREICAYVKLNIRILLTGNPKIITG
- the proB gene encoding glutamate 5-kinase, yielding MNDISTAFNKARKIVIKIGSNTLAKPDGTQNTEFMADFATQCAGMIKKGKQIVLVSSGAQVAGVSTTKEWARKKDVHYRQALCSIGQVELMHQWRKAFCKEYLHIGQLLLTKDDFESEHRSLNIRNTLFTLVDEGVIPIINENDSVSCDEIKIGDNDNLSALTAILWSADMLILFSDIDGVYSDNPKTNPKAKLIESVSSIPELYKNIKIGETNSFGTGGIETKLQAAEKVTAYGIEMLLANGGKEKILETLSTDNAKGTLFKVE
- a CDS encoding glutamate-5-semialdehyde dehydrogenase, whose amino-acid sequence is MDIEKITASLRIASQTLSLQTASKKNKALCAVADALKKNQDSIIAANKKDIEIARKSGMSESIIDRLLLNDKRIDGIVESLRLVIAQTDPVGEEISGWKTPNGLNIRQVRVPLGVAAIIYENRPNVTVDAFSLAYKSGNSILLRGSSSSYNSNKELVNVIKNALAKTEDGVADAIELVEVKEHDHSDVDKILTAVGKIDVVLPRGGKKLIETVVNNARIPVIETGSGVCHLYVDEFADLEMACKIAENAKIQRPSVCNAVECIVVNKKIAVKFLPMMTKKFDGRVKIHADEESYKILFSSANPEILIKARDEDFGNEYLSNECCIKTVSSIEGAIDYINGHNTKHSESIITESRSHARLFQSSIDASCVYVNASTRFTDGGEFGFGAELGISTQKLHARGPMGIKALTTTKYLIDGDGQIR
- a CDS encoding YitT family protein, whose protein sequence is MNIKRNLFRIFLVVLGAVLMALNINSFVYTAELLPGGFTGVAILIQEVFDKILGIKIPFSPFYWALNMIPAAFCFKYVGKKFTIYSLVFVLLSGLFADTFPHFTITGDILLCAVFGGLFSSFAIICALFADATSGGTDFISIIVSEKTGKSSWNYIFIGNCCVLVLAGILFGWDKALYSIIYQYTSTQVLNLLYKRYQKTTLLVITEKTNEIVKLISDTTHHDATLFKGNGCYQGAERKMLYTVVSSEEAEKLCLLIKQIDPGAFINLLQTKSLHGKFFMRKKD